The proteins below come from a single Chryseobacterium nepalense genomic window:
- a CDS encoding MgtC/SapB family protein → MEFLKDHSIQNELLLIFISVVLGIMIGAEREYRNKSAGLRTFILICFGSCLFTILSIKIGVDDPDRIAANIITGIGFLGAGVIFKGDNKIDGITTATTIWATASIGMAVGSGYVYLAVLGTVLILLILSSLTSLEKLIDKEHKIREYKIAVNNYHDIPYCEELFRKHNLKYSVSKQQYTQGNLSTSWIITGKNINHEALMKSLMEDDHIIAYQF, encoded by the coding sequence ATGGAATTTCTAAAAGATCACTCTATCCAGAATGAATTGCTGCTGATTTTTATTTCAGTGGTCCTTGGAATAATGATTGGTGCAGAACGCGAATACCGTAATAAATCTGCCGGACTGCGCACTTTCATTCTGATTTGCTTCGGGTCCTGTCTCTTTACCATTCTTTCCATAAAAATCGGGGTGGATGATCCTGACCGTATTGCTGCCAATATCATTACAGGAATCGGCTTCCTTGGAGCCGGGGTTATTTTCAAAGGGGATAATAAAATAGACGGAATTACAACAGCCACTACAATATGGGCAACTGCTTCCATCGGGATGGCCGTTGGATCAGGATACGTTTATCTCGCAGTTTTAGGAACCGTTTTAATACTTCTGATACTCAGTTCGCTCACCAGTTTAGAAAAGCTGATCGACAAAGAACATAAGATCAGGGAATACAAAATTGCCGTCAATAACTATCATGACATACCGTATTGTGAAGAGCTTTTCAGAAAACATAACCTGAAATATTCCGTTTCAAAGCAGCAGTATACGCAGGGAAATCTTTCTACCTCATGGATTATTACCGGAAAAAATATTAATCATGAAGCTTTAATGAAAAGCCTGATGGAGGATGATCACATTATCGCCTATCAGTTTTAG
- a CDS encoding S46 family peptidase translates to MTKKIVLSVFLLPAVMTFAQQYGGMWIPTELNEKEMKDLGMKISAKDIFNPQKASIKDAVVQFNGGCTAEIISPKGLLLTNHHCGYGQIQAHSTVQNDLLSNGFWAKNTEGELPNPGVTVDFIVDIKEVTGQILQGTDHLTEPELSKQIAKNIEIYKNSQKTEPYQSISVKSMYYGNKFYAYTIETYKDIRLVGAPPQSIGKFGSDTDNWVWPRHTGDFSMFRIYADKNNKPAEYSKDNVPYVPKHYLPVSIKDKNENDFTFVFGFPGRTTEYLPAIAVEKIMKEIDPARIAVRDIALKTLDEKMRTDDATRIQYASKYASVANYWKKWIGEVEGLKKSNAVEKKMKYEASLAAKNPEIKTTLDQLTKLYNDQAPFALNNAYYSETIRNAETLMLANLYYSYISAVEAGRMDEKGTAALKNRLTSFYKDYNAELDAKVTAKLLALYANKTDAQFLPAGFEKYKNETQNIQVIEDASKNSIITGRSDVNGASLSKDIDKAFSNQDKLIKTLKKDPVFQIYLALRDTYMTKADPQFMALQTKIDALQKTYMAQQMATDKDRKFFPDANSTLRVTYGKVKGSSPRDAVSYNYQTHLAGVMEKYVPGDYEFDVPKKLIDLYDKKDFGQYKDKTGDVPVGFTATNHTTGGNSGSPALDAYGNLVGLNFDRQWEGTMSDINYDPRFSRNIMVDTKYILFIIDKFADSKWLINEMKVVK, encoded by the coding sequence ATGACGAAAAAGATAGTTTTATCCGTATTTCTTTTGCCGGCTGTAATGACATTTGCACAGCAATACGGAGGAATGTGGATTCCGACAGAGCTGAATGAAAAGGAAATGAAAGATCTGGGAATGAAAATCTCTGCAAAAGACATCTTCAACCCGCAGAAAGCAAGCATTAAGGATGCGGTAGTGCAGTTCAACGGCGGGTGTACCGCAGAAATAATTTCTCCAAAAGGCCTTCTGCTTACCAATCATCACTGCGGTTACGGACAGATTCAGGCACATTCAACGGTTCAGAATGATTTATTATCAAACGGGTTCTGGGCTAAAAATACTGAAGGTGAACTTCCGAATCCCGGTGTAACCGTTGATTTTATAGTTGATATCAAAGAAGTTACCGGTCAGATTTTACAGGGTACAGACCACCTTACAGAACCTGAACTCTCTAAACAGATTGCCAAAAATATTGAGATTTACAAAAACTCTCAGAAAACCGAACCTTACCAGTCTATTTCCGTAAAATCAATGTATTACGGAAATAAATTTTATGCCTATACTATTGAAACGTATAAGGATATCCGTTTGGTAGGCGCACCGCCGCAAAGCATTGGGAAATTCGGTTCCGATACTGATAACTGGGTTTGGCCGAGACATACGGGAGATTTTTCAATGTTCAGGATTTATGCTGATAAAAACAATAAACCTGCGGAATATTCCAAAGATAATGTTCCTTATGTTCCCAAACATTACCTTCCGGTTTCCATTAAAGACAAAAATGAAAATGATTTCACCTTCGTTTTCGGATTCCCGGGAAGAACCACGGAGTATCTTCCGGCCATTGCCGTTGAAAAAATCATGAAGGAGATCGACCCGGCAAGAATTGCGGTGAGAGATATCGCATTGAAAACATTAGATGAAAAAATGCGTACCGATGATGCCACTCGTATTCAGTATGCTTCAAAATATGCTTCGGTAGCCAATTACTGGAAAAAATGGATCGGCGAAGTAGAAGGTTTGAAAAAATCGAATGCCGTAGAGAAAAAAATGAAGTATGAGGCTTCGTTGGCTGCTAAAAATCCTGAAATTAAAACAACCCTGGATCAACTCACCAAGCTCTATAACGATCAGGCTCCTTTTGCGCTAAACAATGCTTATTATTCTGAAACCATCAGAAATGCAGAAACGCTGATGCTTGCTAACCTTTATTACAGTTATATCTCTGCCGTGGAAGCAGGAAGAATGGATGAAAAAGGTACCGCAGCTTTAAAAAACAGATTAACTTCTTTTTATAAGGATTACAATGCCGAACTTGATGCAAAAGTTACAGCAAAACTGCTTGCTTTGTATGCCAATAAAACAGATGCTCAGTTTTTACCTGCCGGATTCGAGAAGTATAAAAATGAAACTCAAAACATTCAGGTTATTGAAGATGCCTCTAAAAATTCTATCATTACAGGAAGAAGTGATGTGAACGGTGCTTCTTTAAGCAAGGATATTGATAAAGCATTTTCCAATCAGGATAAATTAATCAAAACCCTTAAAAAAGACCCTGTTTTCCAGATTTATTTAGCACTTAGAGACACTTATATGACCAAAGCGGATCCTCAGTTTATGGCACTTCAGACAAAGATTGATGCGCTGCAGAAAACCTATATGGCTCAGCAGATGGCAACGGATAAAGACCGAAAATTCTTCCCGGATGCCAACTCTACCCTTCGGGTAACCTATGGAAAAGTAAAAGGTTCTTCGCCAAGAGATGCCGTTTCTTATAATTATCAGACCCACTTAGCCGGCGTAATGGAAAAATATGTTCCGGGAGATTATGAGTTTGATGTGCCTAAAAAACTAATCGATCTTTATGATAAAAAAGATTTTGGACAATATAAAGATAAAACAGGAGATGTTCCCGTAGGATTTACTGCAACCAACCACACAACAGGAGGAAACTCAGGAAGCCCGGCACTTGATGCCTACGGAAATCTTGTAGGATTAAACTTCGACCGACAGTGGGAAGGAACAATGAGTGATATTAACTATGATCCGCGTTTCAGCAGAAACATCATGGTGGATACGAAATATATTCTTTTCATCATTGATAAATTTGCCGATTCCAAATGGCTGATTAATGAAATGAAAGTTGTAAAATAG